The following proteins are encoded in a genomic region of Desulfosoma sp.:
- a CDS encoding glycosyltransferase family 4 protein produces MTQEPLRVLHVETGRHLYGGAYQVLLLLRGLASLGVENILCAPKNSAIARAAAPYARLVPVEMHGEMDPRFPRSLWQAVTRWRPHLVHAHSRRGADWWSGWIARARHVPPLITRRVDNPENPLPARIKYRPYQRIIAISEAIAEILKHQGIEAAKIRIVKSCIEPQRFNTPYPREKLLQDLGLPKDSLLIGTVAQLIPRKGHARLMDVVPAVTAHYSNAHFCFFGQGPLLETLRRRAIEKKVTRHVHFLGFRKDMDRIFPCLDLVVHPALMEGLGVCLLEAAAAGVPIVAFRAGGVPEVVHHGINGLLVNPEKGHELQAAILHMLHSPNEARRMGAQGRHLIRAHFSPEIMIQGNLAVYEEILEVS; encoded by the coding sequence ATGACCCAAGAGCCGTTACGTGTGTTACACGTGGAAACAGGACGTCATCTTTACGGAGGGGCTTACCAGGTGCTCCTGCTCCTTCGAGGACTGGCGTCTTTAGGCGTTGAAAATATTTTATGCGCTCCCAAAAACAGTGCGATAGCCCGGGCCGCGGCCCCGTATGCCCGGTTGGTTCCAGTGGAGATGCACGGTGAAATGGACCCGAGGTTTCCTCGGAGCCTGTGGCAAGCAGTGACTCGATGGCGTCCTCATCTTGTGCACGCTCACAGCCGACGAGGGGCCGATTGGTGGAGCGGATGGATCGCTCGAGCGCGGCATGTACCGCCTCTCATCACGCGCCGCGTAGATAATCCGGAAAACCCCCTTCCGGCTCGCATCAAATATCGTCCGTACCAACGCATTATCGCCATTTCTGAGGCTATTGCCGAGATTTTGAAACACCAGGGAATCGAGGCGGCAAAAATCCGTATCGTCAAGAGCTGCATAGAACCCCAAAGGTTTAACACCCCATACCCTCGAGAAAAACTGCTTCAGGATCTGGGACTTCCAAAAGACAGCCTTCTCATCGGCACCGTAGCGCAACTTATTCCTCGCAAAGGGCATGCTCGGCTCATGGACGTTGTTCCTGCCGTCACGGCACACTATTCCAATGCGCATTTTTGCTTTTTCGGACAAGGTCCGCTCCTGGAAACGCTCCGTCGACGTGCAATCGAAAAAAAGGTGACCCGGCATGTCCATTTTTTAGGGTTTCGAAAGGACATGGACAGGATCTTTCCGTGCCTGGATCTTGTGGTGCATCCGGCCCTGATGGAAGGTTTAGGCGTGTGCCTTTTGGAAGCAGCCGCTGCCGGTGTGCCCATCGTGGCCTTTAGAGCCGGAGGCGTCCCCGAAGTGGTTCATCACGGCATTAACGGGCTTCTTGTGAACCCTGAAAAGGGCCATGAACTCCAAGCAGCGATTCTTCATATGCTGCATTCTCCTAACGAAGCTCGCCGTATGGGTGCTCAGGGACGACACCTCATAAGGGCGCACTTTTCCCCTGAAATCATGATTCAGGGCAATCTCGCCGTCTATGAAGAAATCCTCGAGGTTTCATGA
- a CDS encoding glycosyltransferase: MKITHAPWRLALFLATSGHSGVDRIMKNFIVELGTRPIAVDLLQVQGHGPFLEKVPENVRLVPLGTRHVQSSLLRLAHYLRTERPDALLCDKDRVNRTALLAASMAGFKGRLVVRIGTTVSKNLEGRGFGHRFLQYWSIRHLYGKAHAVVVPSQGAAKDLCSIASLPPGLVRVLPSPVVTKDLETLGREPVHHPWFASEAYSVILGAGELCERKDFATLIRAFAALPAQNPYRLVILGKGKKREPLEKLAKALGVADRVAFPGFVKNPYAYMARSRVFVLSSTCEGLPVVLMEAMALGIPVASTDCPSGPREILDQGRLGPLVPVKSWEKLAEAITFLMDHPPDSEALKAAVSRYRVSEATNAYLQVLGNEDVPRTDS; this comes from the coding sequence GTGAAGATCACTCATGCCCCATGGCGGCTTGCCCTTTTCCTAGCCACATCGGGTCACAGCGGTGTGGACCGAATCATGAAAAACTTTATCGTTGAGCTGGGCACAAGACCCATCGCCGTGGATCTTCTTCAGGTCCAGGGGCATGGGCCTTTTCTGGAGAAGGTGCCCGAAAACGTTCGACTTGTTCCTTTGGGAACCCGACATGTGCAATCGAGTCTTTTGAGGTTGGCGCATTACTTGCGGACCGAACGTCCGGACGCGCTCTTGTGCGATAAGGATCGAGTGAACCGAACAGCCCTGCTTGCTGCGTCCATGGCCGGATTCAAAGGGCGCCTGGTGGTGCGCATAGGAACCACGGTCTCCAAGAATCTCGAAGGACGCGGCTTCGGTCATCGTTTTTTGCAATACTGGAGCATTCGGCATTTGTACGGCAAGGCTCATGCGGTGGTGGTGCCTTCTCAAGGGGCTGCGAAAGATTTGTGTTCGATCGCGTCCTTGCCCCCCGGACTGGTTCGCGTTCTGCCTTCTCCCGTGGTCACGAAAGATCTTGAAACCCTGGGAAGAGAACCTGTGCATCATCCGTGGTTTGCTTCAGAGGCCTATTCGGTCATTCTGGGAGCTGGGGAGCTTTGCGAACGAAAAGACTTTGCGACCCTCATTCGAGCCTTCGCCGCGCTGCCCGCTCAGAACCCTTATCGCTTGGTGATTCTGGGTAAAGGCAAAAAGCGGGAACCTCTGGAAAAATTAGCGAAAGCTCTGGGCGTTGCCGATCGCGTCGCTTTTCCTGGATTTGTGAAGAATCCTTACGCTTACATGGCCAGATCCCGTGTTTTTGTCCTTTCTTCCACTTGTGAAGGTCTTCCCGTCGTGCTCATGGAAGCCATGGCTTTAGGAATTCCCGTAGCTTCTACAGACTGTCCCAGCGGTCCTCGAGAAATTCTGGATCAGGGAAGGCTCGGCCCCTTGGTTCCTGTGAAATCCTGGGAAAAGCTGGCCGAAGCCATCACCTTCCTGATGGACCATCCCCCTGACAGCGAAGCTCTCAAGGCCGCCGTGTCTCGCTACCGTGTTTCAGAAGCCACAAACGCTTACTTGCAAGTCTTGGGGAACGAAGACGTTCCTCGGACTGACTCATGA
- a CDS encoding sulfotransferase family 2 domain-containing protein, giving the protein MLLSPKYKFLFVHIPKTGGTSIRVALRGYKWRDPYRIPLSLCSRLSALFGHRLACKLPRHAKAIAAKEMLPREFFDSLFKFAFVRNPWDLQVSSFHHIRRERPHLMQGFSTFEDFLKYKLDPDRPYVFHFDVSIERQSDYLVDLDGSLIVDFVGRYERFEQDFHEACQRIGIQTPRLPHKRRAADRRDYRAYYTDETAELVARHFQKDIELFGYHFDDLVKS; this is encoded by the coding sequence TTGTTGCTTTCGCCGAAATACAAGTTTCTCTTCGTGCACATTCCCAAAACGGGAGGTACCAGCATTCGCGTGGCCTTGCGGGGCTATAAATGGCGGGACCCTTACCGAATTCCCCTTTCCCTTTGCAGCCGGTTAAGCGCTCTGTTCGGGCATCGATTGGCCTGCAAACTGCCACGACACGCCAAGGCCATCGCCGCCAAGGAAATGCTTCCCCGTGAATTTTTCGACAGCCTTTTTAAGTTCGCCTTCGTTCGAAATCCTTGGGACTTGCAGGTCAGCTCCTTTCACCATATTCGACGGGAACGCCCCCACTTGATGCAAGGATTCAGCACTTTCGAGGACTTTCTTAAGTACAAATTGGACCCGGATCGGCCTTATGTTTTCCATTTTGACGTGTCCATTGAACGTCAGTCGGATTATCTCGTGGATCTGGACGGAAGTCTTATCGTGGATTTTGTGGGACGCTACGAACGCTTCGAGCAAGATTTTCATGAAGCCTGTCAAAGAATCGGCATTCAAACCCCTCGTCTACCTCATAAACGAAGAGCTGCAGACCGACGAGATTACAGGGCTTATTACACGGACGAAACAGCCGAGCTAGTCGCTCGACACTTCCAAAAGGACATCGAACTTTTCGGCTACCACTTTGACGATCTCGTGAAATCGTGA
- a CDS encoding O-antigen ligase family protein, translating into MRLPSLRHTEMLDKAAAGALYLFAFTALLSTTVATVALWTLVGLYLLKAPSNGFHHARWLFRPWAALFGYLIWRTLAALFQRPEWAGYHWEGFWGWARLMLFPVVAWWCQGDEKVCRRLLGVGLAGLVVGMLRVLDLDTLQGAYQGMRTGFHLRIVAFGLYAGSFLWALVCFAPSFFQARRYKGLWILLWAGLLVLLGQSLFFTQSRGVFLGFGVTAFIVTGILFLSKTRVPSQNFLRPLKRALLVFWVLLGIIAMFNWHLFEKRWKEESHTLFQLKSFDFTQPAHDSTGYRAHLYRFALEGISQNPLWGLGPATSKRFIQESGRKTLQAPNWKGQMQWWDHLHSTQLEILYHFGAVGGLLWLWMYGALFWGAHRSWKEGALNTSMWLFSLASLIYLFLWAIFDFRSLHPDWRFFWNYLAGIIAATPLFPHLPRDIKESSP; encoded by the coding sequence GTGAGACTTCCATCTCTAAGACATACTGAAATGTTGGACAAAGCGGCCGCTGGAGCCCTCTATCTATTTGCTTTCACCGCCTTGCTGAGCACCACCGTGGCTACGGTGGCGCTGTGGACCCTCGTGGGCCTTTATCTTTTAAAAGCTCCTTCCAACGGCTTTCATCACGCTCGATGGTTGTTTCGTCCGTGGGCAGCGCTTTTCGGTTACCTCATCTGGAGAACCCTCGCAGCACTGTTCCAGAGACCGGAGTGGGCCGGTTATCATTGGGAAGGATTTTGGGGATGGGCCAGGCTTATGCTCTTTCCGGTGGTGGCTTGGTGGTGCCAGGGGGATGAAAAGGTATGCCGCCGGCTGCTTGGAGTCGGCCTGGCAGGGCTTGTGGTGGGCATGCTGCGCGTGTTGGATCTGGATACTTTGCAAGGCGCCTATCAAGGCATGCGCACCGGTTTTCACTTGCGTATCGTAGCCTTTGGCCTTTACGCAGGGTCATTCTTGTGGGCCTTGGTGTGCTTTGCACCGTCTTTCTTTCAGGCTCGTCGTTACAAAGGTCTCTGGATCTTGCTCTGGGCCGGACTTCTCGTCCTTCTCGGACAATCGCTTTTTTTCACACAATCACGAGGTGTCTTTTTAGGTTTTGGGGTGACGGCTTTTATTGTCACAGGGATTTTGTTTCTGTCCAAGACAAGGGTCCCATCTCAAAATTTTCTGCGACCCCTTAAAAGGGCTCTTCTTGTCTTTTGGGTCCTCCTTGGGATCATTGCGATGTTTAATTGGCACCTTTTTGAAAAAAGGTGGAAAGAGGAAAGCCACACCCTGTTTCAACTAAAATCCTTTGATTTCACGCAGCCGGCACATGATTCAACGGGTTACCGAGCCCATCTTTACCGGTTCGCACTGGAAGGCATTTCCCAAAACCCTTTGTGGGGCTTAGGTCCGGCCACATCCAAGCGATTCATTCAGGAAAGCGGCCGAAAGACCCTGCAAGCCCCCAACTGGAAAGGGCAAATGCAATGGTGGGATCACCTGCACAGCACGCAATTGGAAATTCTTTATCATTTCGGGGCGGTTGGAGGTCTGTTGTGGCTCTGGATGTATGGGGCCCTGTTCTGGGGTGCCCATCGTTCCTGGAAAGAAGGGGCGCTGAACACCTCCATGTGGCTCTTCTCCCTGGCTTCCCTGATCTATCTCTTCCTTTGGGCTATTTTTGATTTTCGAAGCCTACATCCGGATTGGCGTTTCTTCTGGAACTATCTTGCAGGCATCATCGCGGCAACCCCTCTTTTTCCGCACTTACCTCGAGACATCAAGGAATCCAGTCCATGA
- a CDS encoding glycosyltransferase family 9 protein, with product MIRPSAIGDIIMASAMLPRLRRTFPQARLYWMAEPAMAPLLRQHPDLDEVICWPKREWTHLIKTGHLGALAREIKAFRANLTAKKPDLVLDVQGLLRSRFLAWLTGAPLRVGFRSKEPHLGLMTHVIDKGPSTKRIGSEYHYILDVLGVAPLQPGWTFPIAENTMQSVSALLQREGIDGPYAVLAPFTTRPQKHWLEDRWARVADRLKKEFALKPILLGASQDRHAAQRIRSHSSEHVHVLCGQTNLLESFAVVTGASLTIGVDTGLTHMAMVQNRPAIALFGATCPYLHTGSNHAVVLYKRMPCSPCRRRPTCGQAFPCMAAIREDDVLTAAHRVLDSSKG from the coding sequence GTGATTCGCCCGAGCGCCATCGGGGATATCATTATGGCTTCTGCCATGCTTCCCCGCCTTCGAAGAACCTTTCCTCAGGCACGTCTCTACTGGATGGCAGAACCGGCCATGGCTCCACTTCTCAGACAGCATCCTGATCTGGACGAGGTGATTTGTTGGCCGAAACGAGAATGGACTCATTTGATCAAAACAGGACATTTGGGGGCTCTGGCACGTGAGATCAAAGCTTTCCGAGCAAACCTCACCGCCAAAAAGCCGGATCTCGTGCTGGACGTTCAGGGACTCCTTCGAAGCCGTTTTCTTGCATGGCTTACCGGAGCTCCTCTTCGTGTGGGTTTCAGATCCAAGGAACCCCATCTGGGGCTCATGACGCATGTGATCGACAAAGGTCCTTCCACCAAACGGATCGGGTCTGAGTACCACTACATCTTAGATGTCCTTGGCGTGGCTCCGCTCCAACCCGGTTGGACGTTTCCCATTGCTGAAAACACCATGCAAAGCGTGAGTGCTCTTCTGCAAAGGGAAGGAATCGATGGCCCCTACGCTGTTCTGGCTCCCTTTACCACCAGACCTCAAAAACACTGGCTCGAAGACCGATGGGCTCGAGTGGCTGATAGGTTGAAAAAGGAATTCGCTCTAAAACCGATCCTTCTCGGCGCTTCGCAAGATCGCCATGCGGCGCAGCGCATACGAAGCCACAGCTCCGAACACGTTCATGTCCTGTGTGGCCAAACCAACCTTTTGGAAAGCTTTGCTGTTGTCACGGGAGCTTCCTTGACCATCGGCGTCGATACAGGTCTCACCCACATGGCTATGGTTCAGAACCGCCCCGCAATCGCCCTTTTCGGGGCCACATGCCCGTATCTTCACACGGGTTCGAATCACGCCGTGGTTCTCTACAAACGCATGCCATGTTCCCCGTGCCGCCGTCGTCCCACTTGCGGCCAGGCCTTCCCATGCATGGCAGCCATCCGTGAAGACGATGTCTTGACCGCGGCACATCGTGTTTTGGACTCTTCAAAAGGATGA
- a CDS encoding glycosyltransferase codes for MKEDTLVSRRPVTLFLNFSGQGGVERMMLHLAEGLQHLYGSVEIVAVKKRSLFLQNKHLTVPLRSLGVRHTFQSLPQLALYLRKTRPIALLAAKDRANQVAVMARALAKTSTRIVLRLGTTISAAIEHKSRLHKAAWAFPIRLLYPKADAVVAVSQGVAQDLLNILGRPLNSLVVIPNPVITPRLGLQANEPLSHSWFDDPSTPVLVGMGRLTTQKDFPTLLRAFQRVRSSRPCRLILLGEGSHRRKLETLAHELGIAQDVFLAGFVTNPYPYLRKASVFVLSSLWEGSPNALTEAMALGAPVVATDCPSGPREILQGGTIAPLVPMGNPDAMAAAILDMLDHPPDKERLRRAVAPYTVENSARMYLKVLLGNDR; via the coding sequence ATGAAGGAAGACACCTTGGTTTCTCGAAGGCCCGTGACACTTTTTCTAAACTTTTCCGGTCAAGGCGGTGTGGAACGCATGATGCTGCATCTTGCGGAAGGACTCCAGCACCTCTATGGCTCGGTTGAAATTGTGGCCGTCAAAAAGCGAAGCTTGTTTCTTCAAAATAAACACCTAACGGTTCCGCTGCGATCCTTGGGCGTGCGTCATACATTTCAAAGCCTTCCACAACTGGCTCTTTACTTAAGAAAAACCCGTCCGATCGCGCTTCTTGCCGCCAAGGACCGAGCCAACCAAGTCGCCGTAATGGCTCGAGCCCTTGCCAAAACGTCCACTCGAATCGTTTTGCGTCTCGGAACAACCATTTCCGCTGCCATCGAACATAAATCGCGGCTTCACAAAGCGGCCTGGGCTTTCCCCATCCGGCTCCTTTATCCCAAAGCGGATGCTGTGGTGGCCGTTTCCCAAGGTGTGGCGCAAGACCTTTTGAACATTTTGGGGCGTCCTCTAAATTCCCTTGTCGTTATTCCTAACCCGGTGATCACACCACGCCTTGGCCTTCAAGCAAACGAACCGCTCAGTCATTCCTGGTTCGACGACCCCTCGACTCCGGTATTGGTCGGTATGGGCAGGCTGACCACTCAAAAAGATTTCCCCACATTACTGCGAGCCTTTCAAAGGGTTCGATCTTCCAGACCGTGCCGGCTCATCCTGCTTGGAGAAGGATCCCATCGGCGAAAACTTGAAACATTGGCGCACGAACTTGGTATCGCCCAAGATGTTTTCCTGGCGGGGTTTGTGACGAATCCCTATCCATATCTCAGAAAGGCGTCCGTCTTTGTGCTCTCGTCCCTATGGGAAGGGTCTCCCAATGCTCTGACGGAAGCCATGGCTTTGGGCGCACCGGTGGTGGCGACCGATTGCCCCAGCGGCCCACGAGAAATCCTTCAGGGCGGAACCATAGCCCCCTTGGTTCCCATGGGAAATCCCGATGCCATGGCTGCGGCCATTCTTGACATGTTGGACCACCCACCTGATAAAGAGCGTCTGCGGCGGGCCGTAGCGCCTTATACAGTGGAAAACAGCGCCCGCATGTACTTGAAAGTTCTTTTGGGGAATGACCGATAA
- a CDS encoding glycosyltransferase, with the protein MSEDRKPFHPSVEVVYLSRARLHRPRANVIQTVKTVEGLVRIGVHVQLHLPPWKGNASLQDILTQLGVTNSLEVYAHGGLRSLWKPVSFAPFFWKYADKLRHSCAVYTRSADLSLALIRYGVPHSFEVHDVDDLRRQGVLGQLVAAHAKGLIRRFFPISEAAAQGLLEYGVSAMCLHVCPCGADLSLFENIAPWNPAGLKEPHVMYVGRISRDRGLGILEKLALHGACRVTVVGLLEDRPLTDRIQIVPFVPHQMIPRYLEQADILVMPYQEHLPHAGSISPMKLFEAMAAGRPIIVSDLKPIREIIRHQENGLCVPPDNEKAWVDALKFLQEHPQRAQEMADQAKRDAFRYRWENRAQILKQTLLLENPEPLHE; encoded by the coding sequence ATGTCCGAGGACCGAAAGCCGTTTCACCCCTCTGTTGAAGTGGTTTATCTTTCCAGAGCTCGCCTGCACCGGCCTCGAGCCAACGTCATTCAGACCGTGAAAACCGTGGAAGGCCTCGTGCGTATCGGGGTTCACGTGCAACTGCACCTACCGCCCTGGAAAGGAAATGCCTCTCTCCAGGACATTCTCACACAACTCGGGGTCACCAATTCTCTTGAAGTCTATGCCCACGGTGGTTTGCGTTCTCTGTGGAAACCCGTCTCTTTTGCCCCTTTTTTCTGGAAATATGCTGACAAACTTCGACACTCCTGCGCGGTGTACACACGATCCGCCGATCTCAGTCTAGCCTTGATCCGTTACGGTGTTCCTCACAGCTTTGAGGTGCACGACGTAGACGACCTACGTCGACAAGGGGTTCTGGGTCAACTCGTGGCGGCACACGCCAAGGGCCTTATTCGACGTTTCTTTCCCATTAGTGAGGCCGCCGCTCAGGGTCTTTTGGAATATGGAGTGTCGGCCATGTGCCTTCACGTCTGTCCTTGCGGCGCGGATCTTTCTCTTTTTGAAAACATAGCGCCATGGAATCCGGCCGGTCTCAAGGAACCTCATGTCATGTACGTGGGACGCATCAGTCGGGATCGCGGACTCGGTATTCTGGAAAAACTCGCTCTCCACGGGGCGTGTCGCGTCACGGTGGTAGGGCTTCTGGAAGATCGCCCCCTTACAGATCGCATTCAAATAGTTCCTTTTGTGCCCCATCAGATGATTCCCCGCTACCTGGAACAGGCGGATATTCTGGTGATGCCTTACCAGGAACATCTTCCCCATGCGGGATCCATCAGCCCTATGAAACTGTTTGAAGCCATGGCGGCCGGAAGGCCTATCATCGTCAGCGACCTCAAACCCATTCGAGAAATCATACGCCATCAGGAAAACGGCCTTTGTGTGCCCCCTGACAATGAAAAGGCGTGGGTGGACGCCCTTAAGTTTCTTCAAGAACATCCGCAGCGGGCTCAAGAAATGGCCGATCAGGCGAAAAGGGACGCCTTTCGTTACCGTTGGGAAAATCGAGCTCAAATCTTGAAGCAGACCCTCTTGCTCGAGAATCCGGAGCCACTTCATGAATAG
- a CDS encoding class II fructose-bisphosphate aldolase, with protein MAWKDYRPENVKKRFPHSIVPLVNGKALLRAAKKHKGMIMATNIRCRLPVEGIIRASMATQAPVMYEIAKSELTYTEFTPASFVDFIVKENERLGNTQVPFAVHGDHITVKKMEDKDSVRDLIAAEMEAGYTSFAIDASHMENEKNLEATTELARPIIEAGLSLEVELGEIGAKSGSAEGFTRPDEAEWFISNLVKNGVHPDLLAINNGSIHGTYFGTAQEGIQLDLTLEIWNAIQPWDVDIAQHGITGTSLEKITSFINYGIRKGNVGTLWQNVSFGFAMNQNGNAITTPEKGYVKRPYRGIPDELWQEMWAWAVETGNVGGNIKNANKVFAAKLNAIPAEYKERITAHAYEEAVRLFEATHSIGLADAVWKELA; from the coding sequence ATGGCATGGAAAGATTATCGCCCTGAAAACGTCAAGAAACGATTCCCTCACTCCATCGTGCCTCTAGTGAACGGCAAGGCATTGCTTCGAGCCGCCAAAAAACACAAGGGCATGATCATGGCCACCAACATTCGCTGTCGTCTGCCGGTGGAAGGCATCATTCGGGCTTCCATGGCGACTCAGGCACCGGTCATGTACGAAATCGCCAAATCGGAACTGACCTACACCGAATTCACTCCCGCTTCCTTTGTGGACTTCATCGTCAAGGAAAATGAAAGACTGGGCAATACCCAGGTACCCTTTGCCGTTCACGGGGACCATATCACCGTGAAGAAAATGGAAGACAAGGATTCCGTTCGCGACCTTATCGCCGCCGAGATGGAAGCGGGTTACACGTCTTTTGCCATTGATGCTTCCCATATGGAAAACGAAAAGAACCTGGAGGCCACCACTGAATTGGCTCGGCCAATCATCGAGGCGGGCTTGAGTCTGGAAGTGGAATTGGGAGAAATCGGCGCCAAAAGCGGCAGTGCCGAAGGATTTACACGTCCCGATGAGGCCGAGTGGTTCATCAGCAATTTGGTGAAAAACGGAGTCCATCCGGATCTTTTGGCCATCAATAACGGTTCTATTCACGGCACCTATTTCGGAACGGCTCAGGAAGGCATTCAGCTGGATCTTACCCTGGAGATCTGGAACGCCATTCAACCCTGGGACGTGGATATCGCTCAACATGGCATCACAGGCACATCGCTGGAAAAGATCACTTCCTTTATCAACTACGGTATCCGTAAAGGCAATGTGGGAACACTCTGGCAAAACGTATCCTTTGGTTTTGCCATGAATCAGAACGGGAACGCCATCACCACGCCGGAAAAAGGCTACGTGAAACGCCCGTATCGGGGCATTCCTGATGAGCTTTGGCAGGAAATGTGGGCTTGGGCTGTGGAGACGGGAAATGTCGGCGGAAACATCAAGAACGCCAACAAGGTGTTCGCGGCCAAGCTCAACGCCATTCCTGCCGAGTACAAGGAACGCATCACAGCGCATGCCTACGAAGAAGCCGTACGCCTTTTCGAAGCCACCCATTCCATAGGGTTGGCCGACGCCGTGTGGAAAGAACTGGCATGA
- a CDS encoding glycosyltransferase, producing the protein MSPKSITKPPHMTLVTFSAGDGGNDKMLVHLARGLSEHGCTVDFMTRSGEAPYLDKLPSRVRLIIVNEKSSRNLTEFLAHHVSEARPDVLLSGKRSDEEALAAVRMAKTDTRVFFRVGTTFSARYENRWKLTSWWRLRRLRRLFPQADGILAVSRGVAQDVMRLFRVPIEKIHVVPNPVVTPEMLSTPPSVPLHPFYVSPRQVPIVVGMGGLRKAKDFPTLLQAFAIMVHTKPARLIILGQGHLKKKLEALSRSLNIASWTDFPGFVENPYGYLAHADLFVLSSLWEGSPNVLTEALAMGTPVVSTDCPSGPREILQDGRYGRLVPVRDPQAMARAMLEILEKRPDPSFLKEAVTNYTLTASTREHLRAFGFLSTETNRMPDAPSRSPRYQEPNP; encoded by the coding sequence ATGAGCCCAAAGTCCATAACAAAACCGCCTCACATGACGCTGGTGACCTTTTCGGCCGGAGACGGTGGCAATGACAAGATGCTCGTGCATCTGGCTCGAGGACTGTCCGAACACGGCTGTACAGTGGACTTCATGACACGTTCAGGAGAGGCTCCCTATCTGGATAAACTTCCTTCCCGTGTGCGTCTGATCATTGTCAACGAAAAGTCTTCAAGAAATCTTACGGAGTTCCTTGCCCACCACGTGTCTGAAGCTCGACCCGATGTCCTTCTTTCCGGAAAAAGAAGCGATGAGGAAGCACTTGCGGCGGTACGCATGGCGAAGACGGACACTCGAGTCTTCTTTCGGGTCGGGACAACCTTTTCGGCTCGCTACGAAAACCGCTGGAAACTGACAAGCTGGTGGCGGTTGCGGCGTCTTCGCCGTCTTTTTCCTCAGGCGGACGGGATCCTTGCCGTCTCTCGAGGCGTCGCCCAGGATGTGATGCGCCTTTTCAGGGTTCCTATTGAAAAGATTCATGTGGTGCCCAATCCTGTGGTCACTCCGGAAATGCTTTCGACCCCTCCCTCAGTCCCGCTTCATCCTTTTTACGTGTCCCCACGCCAAGTTCCCATCGTGGTCGGTATGGGAGGTCTTCGTAAAGCCAAGGATTTTCCCACACTTCTCCAAGCCTTTGCCATCATGGTCCACACAAAGCCAGCTCGGCTTATCATTCTGGGTCAGGGCCACCTCAAAAAAAAGCTTGAAGCTCTAAGCCGATCCCTGAACATTGCTTCGTGGACGGATTTTCCCGGCTTTGTGGAAAATCCTTATGGCTATCTCGCCCATGCCGACCTTTTTGTTTTGTCATCCTTGTGGGAAGGTTCCCCCAATGTGCTGACGGAAGCTTTGGCCATGGGAACACCTGTAGTCTCCACGGATTGCCCGAGTGGTCCACGAGAAATTTTGCAGGACGGTCGCTACGGCCGCCTCGTGCCGGTCCGAGATCCTCAGGCCATGGCTCGAGCTATGCTGGAGATTCTGGAAAAGCGTCCTGACCCTTCCTTTCTCAAAGAAGCCGTCACCAACTACACGCTCACTGCCAGCACTCGTGAACATCTCAGAGCCTTCGGATTCCTTTCCACGGAAACAAACCGAATGCCTGATGCACCTAGCCGCTCACCTCGATACCAGGAGCCCAACCCGTGA